The Patagioenas fasciata isolate bPatFas1 chromosome 3, bPatFas1.hap1, whole genome shotgun sequence genome contains a region encoding:
- the FKBP1B gene encoding peptidyl-prolyl cis-trans isomerase FKBP1B isoform X2: MKSRCAVVMQFCTHGMLQNGKKFDSSRDRNKPFRFKIGRQEVIKGFEEGVTQMSLGQRAKLTCTPEMAYGATGHPGVIPPNATLLFDVELLRLE; encoded by the exons ATGAAGAGCAGATGTGCAGTTGTAATGCAGTTTTGTACTCATG GAATGCTACAGAATGGGAAGAAGTTTGATTCCTCCAgagacagaaacaagcctttcagGTTCAAGATTGGCAGGCAAGAAGTCATTAAAGGGTTTGAAGAAGGTGTTACACAG ATGAGCTTAGGACAGAGAGCAAAGTTGACCTGCACACCTGAGATGGCCTATGGAGCCACGGGCCACCCTGGCGTCATCCCTCCCAACGCTACTCTCCTCTTCGACGTGGAGCTTCTCAGGTTAGAGTGA